From the genome of Sander lucioperca isolate FBNREF2018 chromosome 1, SLUC_FBN_1.2, whole genome shotgun sequence, one region includes:
- the jak2a gene encoding tyrosine-protein kinase JAK2a isoform X2 codes for MRESDRIWFPPNHIFKLQQPASESLHFRIRYYFPGWYNSGNSLYAHRYGVSKGTESPVMDDCVMAYHFFQSRSDFLSGWVHIPVSHEAQEECLGMAVLDMMRLAKESNQSPVDIYNYTSYKSFLPRCMQSRIQEYNILTRKRIRYRFKKFIQQFSECKATVCNLKLKYLMSLEMLLPSLYSQRFQVTDLSAREVTIVVMGNTGIQWSKGKEEEGAEEELQTYCDFPEVIDISIKQANKEGSVESRIVTLTRQDNQILELEFHSLPEALSFVSLVDGYYRLVADAHHYLCKEVAPPRLLECIESYCHGPVSMEFTIGKLRRSGNHQGLYILRCSPRDYDKYFISFVVGHETMVDYKHCQIVKTESGEYSLSGAKRSFSSLRELLHCYQKEALRTDGYTFQLTSCCSPSFRDKSNLVVCRNNQGADIPLSPSLHKHNISQMVFHKIRKEDLVINESLGQGTFTKIFCGVRKELGDYGEIHQIDVVIKILDKAHRNYSESFFEAASMMSQLSHKHILLNYGVCVCGNENMMVQEYGKFGSLDTYLKKNKSCVNITWKLEVAKQLSWAMHYLEDKSLIHGNVCAKNVLLIRKEDRMTGSLPFIKLSDPGISITVLPKEVLVERIPWVPPECIENPQNLSLATDKWGFGTTLWEICSGGDKPLSTLDCSKKNLFYEDRHQLPAPKWTELANLINSCMDYEPSHRPSFRAIIRDLNSLFIQDYELLVESDMVPNRTRGFGFPWASESQDLAQFEERHLIFLKQLGKGNFGSVEMCRYDPLQDSTGEVVAVKKLQHSTAEHLRDFEREIEILKSLQHENIVKYKGVCYSAGRRNLRLIMEYLPYGSLRDYLIKHKHRFDSNKLLHYASQICKGMDYLATKRYIHRDLATRNILVESEMRVKIGDFGLTKVLPQDKEYYTVREPGESPIFWYAPESLTESKFSVGSDVWSFGVVLYELFTYGDKNCSPPAVFMDKMGNEKQGQMIVYHLIDLLKQGYRLPAPDNCPKEIEKIMTECWSNDPRLRPTFKSLIHSVETVRDSNDG; via the exons AGCCGTAGTGACTTTCTAAGTGGCTGGGTTCATATTCCGGTGAGCCACGAGGCCCAGGAGGAGTGTCTGGGCATGGCGGTGCTGGACATGATGAGGCTCGCCAAAGAGAGTAATCAGTCACCTGTGGACATCTACAATTATACCAG CTACAAATCCTTCCTGCCGAGATGCATGCAAAGCCGCATCCAGGAATATAACATCTTGACGCGGAAGAGGATCCGCTATCGCTTCAAGAAGTTCATCCAGCAGTTCAGTGAATGCAAGGCCACGGTGTGTAACCTCAAGCTCAAATACCTGATGAGCCTGGAGATGCTGCTACCCTCCCTCTACTCTCAGCGCTTTCAAGTCACTGACCTCTCCGCACGCGAGGTTACCATCGTAGTCATGGGCAACACGGGCATCCAGTGGTCTAAAgggaaagaggaagagggagcAGAGGAG GAGCTACAAACGTACTGTGACTTCCCAGAGGTGATCGACATCAGCATCAAACAGGCCAATAAGGAAGGCTCAGTGGAGAGTCGCATCGTTACCCTCACCAGACAGGACAACCAGATCCTg GAACTGGAGTTCCATTCGCTCCCAGAGGCTCTGTCATTCGTATCTTTAGTTGATGGGTATTACAGACTGGTTGCAGATGCTCATCACTATCTGTGTAAAGAGGTGGCTCCACCAAGACTTCTGGAGTGCATTGAGAGCTACTGCCATGGCCCTGTGTC GATGGAGTTTACGATTGGTAAGCTGCGTCGCTCTGGTAACCACCAAGGCCTGTACATCCTTCGCTGCAGCCCCAGGGACTACGACAAATACTTCATATCCTTTGTGGTGGGG CATGAAACTATGGTGGACTATAAGCACTGTCAGATTGTGAAGACGGAGTCAGGAGAGTACAGTCTGAGTGGTGCAAAAAGGAGCTTCAGCTCACTCAGGGAACTTCTGCACTGCTACCAAAAGGAGGCGCTCCGCACTGATGGATACACATTCCAGCTGACCAGTTGCTGCTCACCCAGCTTTAGAG ATAAATCCAACCTGGTGGTGTGCAGAAATAATCAAGGGGCAGATATTCCACTGTCTCCTTCGCTCCACAAACACAACATCAGCCAGATGGTCTTCCACAAGATCCGAAAAGAGGACCTCGTCATC AATGAGAGTCTTGGCCAAGGAACTTTCACCAAGATCTTCTGCGGTGTGAGGAAGGAGCTGGGAGACTACGGAGAGATACACCAGATAGACGTTGTTATCAAGATCCTGGACAAGGCTCACCgcaactattcagag TCCTTCTTTGAAGCAGCCAGTATGATGAGCCAGCTCTCCCACAAGCACATACTTCTCAACTatggcgtgtgtgtttgtggcaaTGAGA ACATGATGGTGCAGGAGTATGGTAAATTTGGTTCCTTGGACACCTACCTGAAAAAGAATAAAAGCTGTGTTAACATCACCTGGAAGCTAGAAGTGGCCAAGCAGCTATCCTGGGCTATGCACTACCTG GAGGATAAGAGCCTcattcatggaaatgtttgtGCCAAGAATGTTCTTCTGATCAGAAAGGAGGATCGGATGACGGGCAGCCTGCCCTTTATCAAACTCAGTGACCCGGGTATCAGCATCACCGTGCTGCCCAAAGAAG TTCTGGTGGAGCGTATCCCATGGGTGCCCCCCGAATGCATTGAAAACCCCCAAAACCTGAGTTTAGCCACAGACAAGTGGGGCTTTGGGACCACCCTTTGGGAGATCTGCAGTGGCGGAGACAAACCACTCAGCACCCTGGACTGCTCCAAG AAGAACTTGTTCTACGAGGACAGGCACCAGCTGCCGGCTCCTAAATGGACAGAGCTGGCCAATCTGATCAACAGCTGTATGGACTATGAACCCTCACACCGACCCTCCTTCAGAGCAATTATCAGAGATCTCAACAGCCTCTTTATACAAG ACTATGAGCTGCTGGTAGAGAGCGACATGGTGCCCAACAGGACAAGAGGCTTTGGCTTCCCGTGGGCCTCCGAGAGCCAGGACCTCGCACAGTTTGAGGAGAGGCACCTCATTTTTCTCAAGCAACTGGGCAAA GGAAACTTTGGCAGTGTGGAGATGTGCAGGTACGACCCCCTGCAGGACAGCACAGGGGAGGTGGTGGCCGTGAAGAAActacagcacagcacagccGAGCACCTCAGGGACTTTGAGCGTGAAATCGAGATCCTCAAATCACTCCAGCATGAAAACATTGTCAAATACAAAGGGGTCTGCTACAGTGCAG GACGAAGGAACCTGCGGCTGATCATGGAGTATCTCCCCTACGGCAGCTTGAGAGATTACCTCATCAAACACAAGCACCGCTTTGATTCCAACAAACTGCTGCACTATGCATCACAGATTTGCAAG GGCATGGACTACCTCGCCACTAAGCGATACATCCACAGAGACCTGGCCACGAGGAACATTCTGGTGGAGAGCGAGATGAGGGTGAAGATTGGTGATTTTGGTCTGACCAAGGTGCTGCCGCAGGACAAAGAGTACTACACTGTCAGAGAGCCTGGGGAAAGCCCCATCTTTTG GTATGCTCCAGAGTCGCTGACAGAGAGCAAGTTCTCTGTGGGATCAGACGTTTGGAGTTTCGGTGTTGTCCTCTACGAACTCTTCACATACGGAGACAAGAACTGCAGCCCACCAGCG gtaTTTATGGACAAGATGGGAAATGAAAAGCAAGGCCAGATGATTGTCTACCATCTGATAGACCTGCTGAAACAGGGATATAGGTTGCCTGCTCCTGATAATTGTCCAAAAGAG ATTGAGAAGATTATGACAGAGTGCTGGAGCAATGATCCGAGACTACGTCCTACTTTCAAGTCATTAATCCACAGTGTGGAGACTGTACGAGACAGCAATGACGGATGA
- the rln1 gene encoding prorelaxin H1 has protein sequence MEVKMLWRLTLAVAVVCVGGICNSVKADVMSRLIIPRDYGVKLCGREFIRAVIFTCGGSRWKRSTEGDIDPFQWSSLSDVTVEDIQHTWQSGAELTADNLSPLHVGSSYSLADLLALYRARGDRQQPSLSDLALLEKSQRSTVLSEQDGNPATADWAIPSKKKRNFSLGVAGKCCSQGCTKNDIGRLC, from the exons ATGGAAGTGAAAATGCTCTGGAGATTGACGCTTGCCGTGGCTGTGGTGTGCGTCGGTGGCATATGCAACTCTGTGAAGGCTGATGTAATGAGCAGACTAATCATACCGAGGGACTATGGGGTGAAACTGTGCGGGAGAGAGTTCATCAGAGCAGTCATTTTCACCTGCGGCGGCTCCCGGTGGAAACGATCCACAGAGGGGGACATAG ATCCCTTCCAGTGGAGTTCCCTCAGTGATGTTACAGTTGAAGACATCCAGCACACCTGGCAGTCAGGCGCAGAGCTCACAGCAGATAACCTTTCTCCTCTCCATGTTGGCTCCTCTTACTCCCTGGCAGACCTCCTGGCCCTTTACAGGGCCAGAGGAGACAGGCAGCAGCCGTCGCTGAGTGACTTGGCCCTACTGGAGAAGTCTCAGCGGTCCACAGTTTTAAGCGAGCAAGACGGGAACCCGGCTACAGCTGACTGGGCCATACCgagcaaaaagaaaaggaaCTTTTCTCTGGGTGTGGCAGGGAAGTGCTGTAGCCAGGGCTGTACCAAGAATGATATAGGACGCTTGTGCTGA